One Cucumis melo cultivar AY chromosome 8, USDA_Cmelo_AY_1.0, whole genome shotgun sequence genomic window, CACTTCTGCTTCTAAGCTCTCCACCCCATCATAAGGACTTGGACCTTTATGCAGTAATACACTAACTTATAGAAACTAAATGCTTCTCTCATCAAGTACAAATTTTGCAAACAATATTCTGGATTCCCCAATTGCTCCTATATGAGGCAACGTTTGAAATACACAACATCAATAGGGCAAAGCAGAAAACTCAGTGTTCGGCTCACTACTAGTAGTGGAACCTATTCATAACTATTAGCAATGGGAAAGCTCTCGTTTAGCTCTTTTAGAGCAGTAGTTAGTTTGGTTGTGATCTAGAGTAAATGCTCTCctctttttcattattatagCTTTTCTTCTCTCCTCTCGGGTGGGGGATTTTTCTTCCCCAGCctagttttcttcttctttaataCAATATCAGtttttagtaataataataatattggtaataaaagaaatgaaatggaAAATAAAAGCAGAAACTCTTAATCAAGTAATGCACAAGTAGGTATTGAACTATTCAGTATCCAAAATATATTCCAAGGAAATAAAAACTAGACATTCTGATCAAAGATTTAAGAACCATAAAGAACATGAAGGTGGAAATCATAAAttacctcaacagaaaactgtaGATCTGTGCTGGGAACTAACCCTGGCTTAAATTCCACCTACAAGTTATTTCAAATCTCAAGGACTGGCTAGAGATGGGGGTAACAAATGCATAATTTACGAACTTCAAATTTTTATGATGAAACAGTTGTCTCAGATTACCTTGGTGCCAAACTTCATTGCAATTTCCTGTAGAGCTCCAACAGGAGTTTCACTCCAGATGGAGCGTCCAGATTCAATGTCATCATCCCGACTTCTTGAAGATGATTGATTCATTGGAATTTCCTCACCTATAAAATAGCAATACAGCATGTAAAATAACCTCAAAGAAATATAATGACTCATATGATAGTTATTAACAAAACAAAgactagaaaaataaaaataatgataagTTCGCTTTCAATTTGCACCGATCAAGAAGTCAATTTTCAGTTTGGGAAAATTGTCACAATATCATTGATTAGAAATATTAAAACTTAAAAGTGAAACTACAAATTACTCTTTAAATATTACTTAGATATTCTGCTACTAACTACATTCTACAATATCAAACGATCTAAAATTTTTAGTTTAGAAGTTACAAGGgattatatatttaaacttacaTAAACTAAAGAACTGATATATTTCAATTCTATTTTGAGAAATGAAAATATTAGATTCAAAATCTGGAATACAACATCCATACACAATGGGAACAATGCATATGATCTCTAAGCCTAAATATAAAAATACAGAGTATTTGTGAGAGTAGATATGGAAATCCACAAGAAAATTCACCCTAAAGTAAAACACGTGGTTCACTATTTTACAGGATGAAGGGTTTGAATCTTTTTGAATGGCTAATCAATgagaaaatgaaagagaagCCCCACGTAGTAACAGACAAACTAATAATTACCTGAGTATTTAATATgagaagacaaaaaaaaaaaaactaatgaaatTTGAAGCCATAAAATTCCAAAAATGGCCAAATTTAAGTGTCAAACTGCCGTCTCACCTGGGAATGCTGGATAGCTAGATGGCCTTCGACTTACTCTCATACGATCATCTCTATAAAAAGCCTGCATGCATGATTGAAAAAGCACACTGAAGAATTGTACAGTAGCCTTTCTCCTTGAAAAAAGGGGGAGTCAAAGCCAGGTAAAACATAGCCTAATTACCCCTTTTGGCAATCTCTGATTCTCATGAGGAATTCTATCAGGTAAAATTGGATTGTCAACCTTGGGGAAAAATGAAGGATGATTAGACCTATGCTTCTCCCGCATCGGCATTGGTTCTGCATCTACAGGAAACTCTTTGCGTGCAGTACGACTCAGTTGCCTCGGGCTCATTTCTTCTTCCATTGGAGACCAACTTCCACGTGATTGAGCACGTGGAGCAGCAACCTGCTGTAATGGAGGAGGCCTTCCTGGAAATGCGGGTTCACTTGATAGACGCTCCCTCGTATCTTGCCCATGTTGCAATATAAGGAGTCTACGCCTTGTATCAGGATCTAATTCTGATTCTGGTACCTCACCCTCCTCTCTAGCGGGAGAACTTTGTAAACTTGGTTCATTTGGGGCCACATGAGCCACTGAGTTAACATGGGGAATTGGCATGTTCGGAAAATATGGCGGCATCGATACCTGCTTTGGCGGAAGTGGAACAGCACCAGAAGCAGAAGCCATTGTATATTGAAGAGAAGAAACTCGTGGATCTGCACTGTTAATAGTTGAAGAAGCCAAAAATGCATCCTGGGGAAGATGGAAGTGGTATCCTTTTCATACATGTATATGTAAGACTGAGTATACGTGTGTATGACAGACAGAGATCTTAAATTGAAGTAATATGCAGGAACAATGACTATTTGATGCAGAGAGCTAGATTTCTTTATATTCGCTCACTTCTTTAGTTCTTTGTAATTCTTGGACTGTCTATTTATCATAATTTTTATTGAATGAAGTTGCAAAATTCTTTCCACTCCACAACTAACAATTGTTGGATGTAAATGTATAATGGAAACTTGAAAATTTAAGAACTAATTCATTCCTCCTAGTAGAATGTGACGCAAGATATTATTACACTCACTACCCTTTGACATAATTAGTTCCCTGGTATATGCTAATGAAAGTTTACTTATGACCTCAATCAAGGACCCATCTTCGTCAGTACCTTCATTCTTCTATCAACTTCCATGTCTGGCATACCATCAAAAGTTGGTATATCTTTGTTTCCATTAGCAATAGAGTATTCATCCTGAAAAACATATAAGGGGAAAGAATGTTTTTGAGTACAACAATTGTTGGATTGAGGATTGAACCTCCCACCTATAGGGAAGAAGGTTGTATCAAAATTATCATTGAGGTAAGCTCATTTTGGCATAGGATGAGGAAAGAATGAAGCATTTAACAAGTCAAGAAACAAATGCAGTAAATTTGAATGACCTCATTATCAAACTAAGTTTGATTATTTTAGGGGAAAGTAATTTGAGAAGGAATTCCTACTGACCTCTGAGACGAGATAGTTGCTCACATCAGGAGGAGAGGGAATATCGTTGACACCATCTTCATATGAGATATCAGAAATTTTTTGCAGTAGGATATCATCAAATTCCCTGAAATCAGAGAAATGCCgcaattaacaaaaaaaaaaaacgaaaaacaaTCAATAACATGCATGAACTTGGACCATCTCCCAAAGCTAAAACCATAATTtgcaaatattaaaaataagcaCAGTAGAATTCATATCCTTCGGTAAGAAACTTTAGCAGTCTTCTGAATCTTACTTGAAAAAACCACCTCTAACATTGCAGGCAACATTCCTTGCTACACATAGAACAGGGATGGCATTATTTCCctacacaaaaagaaaaaggaatgtcAAATAAATCAGCGTTAcctaaattttaaagaaatctTTCAAACTGAAATGCCAAATTGCAAACAAGAATATACTTCAGCATTAGGGGCGTAGTAAGGAGAAAATGCAGGAACAACATGCACTCGAGGTTGATCCTTTTCATCCCATACTTTCAAACGATCATCAATCACCAGAGCCATCTTCGGGTGGCAAAACCCATCTTGGAAGACATTGAATAATGACTTCCTAGAACCTAAGGATATGGACCAAAAGAatgttaacaaaaaaaaattcaattgagAATCGCAAAAATGATAGAAAACCTATAGAGCCTGACTTAAAGTGGAATTAGCTCCTTCAACAACAGACTTCCATGCTAGATAAGACCCTCGGAAAAATGTGCCACTGGTTTGGGAAGGGATATTTTTCTACTTTGGAATTGGCTTAAACTTACCAGACTTGACACAAACAATGCGATCCAACAATTCCTTAGGATTTATCAAATTTGAATCCGGATCAAGGAGCCTCCACATCTCCAGAGCATAATCCCTTTCAGCCATTGTACACACATAGACCTCAAAACGCTTGCGGCCTCTTGCAGTCAAGTAGCTCCGAAGATCTTCCCATGCAGGTCTCAACCTCACAAGAACACTTGTATCACGAATCTATAAAATTGTAGCAGTAGTGAGTTAATATAACTTGCATTAAAAGACTTCACAAAATAGCTTATGACTTTCATTGAGCAACTTATAAGTCTAAATGAAATATCATATAAAGTACTCAGGCACCACTTAAATGAACCAAATCCTGTCTCAGGCAAAAATCAGTTTGGATTACTTTCAATCATTACAGACAAATTAGGAGACTCATAAAAACATAGAGAAAAAATATCCAACATATGGATACTAGTAAAAAGGGCTATGTGATTGTGCATGTGAACAGTTGAAGTGAAAAACAAGTGTAAGTGAATAGTTTGATGGTCCTTGCATCCTTGGAAAGTGGAAGCAAATAGATAGCCTGGATTAAATCTAGTTACCTGGGGGTTGATACGAGTTAGAATGATATTTTTTTCATGCAACCGTATCAGGGGTCGAACAACAGGTTGATGATTGTCAGACAATGCTGGCACTACTTCCGATTGACTTTTAATCACTTTTCCATTTTCTATAACCTGGTCATTTTCAGCATATTGCTTCAGAATTATCTTGTCGTCTTGATATCGCTTAACCTCTGCCAGCATGCCATTAGCGCGCTGTGGGTCTACCTCACTGCTTATTTTCCGCTGCAGGGCTTCAATTCTATCCTCAAACGAACGCATTGTATTTGCAACCACAAGTGTCTCATCAAGATCAAATACAATGCCAAGACATCTAAGATTCAACATGTCAAGACAAGAATTGTAGAGTCCCATTGCAACATTGAAGCCCCAGAAACATGGATACTGCCTGTCAAGATCTCTAGAAAACATGGCTACCAAATGTAGCTCCTCCACTCCAAACATCATTATAGCAGTCTGTTGAAACAAATCCAAATCATCAGTGTTTGCAACACATCCATATCAAAAACAACAGACTGAGGAAGAAAATGCTATCCCATTGACAAAACAAAGCAGAAATGCTTCCAACTATACAAAACAACTAAACCATAAGTAAGATTAGAAGTTTGAAAAAACGACGCCAGGGGGCAGTCAAGTTCTCTCATGCTATTAACATCAACACTAATTTTCAGCTTATTGAAACAGTTGTTTTAATTCTCTTGCAGAACAAAATCACAAGTTTACCGCCAAAATGAAACTACCAGCAGCATAATCTTCAAAATAACATCACCAGCCGGAAAGAGCAAGAAAACAGGAGGAAAGAAGCAAAGAACTGAACTTCCTATGAACTAACAGTTTAGGAGTCAGCTTTGCGCATTTTACATTCCCATTTTCTTCCAAGACAGGTAGCAAGACAATCTAGGATAAGTTGCAGATATCATAAAAATTTCACAAAATGTGAGGCAAAATTCCAGCACCATTCTCAATTTAAGGCGacaaaattttctcaaaatGATTGGAATGTTTATAATCTAATCCTTGTAAGATGAACAAAGTTGGGTTTAGAATTAAGATTTTGTTTAACACATTGGTTTTAATCTCTGTCTCTGTCTCTgtctctccctctctcttttTACTTTAGTCTTTTGGTCTCCTTTCTTATATTCGAGTTATGTTTTTATACCTTATTCTCCATGATACACGAGGAATGCAAAAGATTGAGCGGCGTGTCCTGTGACTGCGAGGTCTTTGACTCCATTTTGAAGCAAATTCCAGAGGCTGCAATGGTATGAAGCACTGCAAGTGGTGGGCACCTCTCACTGGGTTGCGAGAAGTGACTTATTCTGATTTCCTTCACATCGATGTTCTTGTAGCCATTCTTTTCTTCTGGGTAAATCTCTACATCTCCCAGTAGCTCATCCCCATGGTAAACCACCGATTTATACATTCTTCCCCACCAATCTCCTTCCTCTCAATATTTCACTGTTTCGCTTTATGCCTCCAGAAATTTCATCAAGTTTCTATATAATCCCATGGGGTTTCAATGATTTCCTATCCAGAcaataagaaattttaaaaaaagatcaTGAATCGTCCAGAATGCTTTAGATTTGATccagttttctttttttctttttcttttttccaaatttaaaaCATCGATCCGTCAAGAAACAACAGAACAAAACAAGATTTGGGTTCTTCTTTTTCCCATGATAGGAAAAAAATTTAAGATCctgattgatgttgatgatgatgatgatgaagatgatgaaccaaaaagaaaaaatgaaaatcttTTTTCCAATGAACTCGATCTGTGGTTTGGAAAAACTCTTATTTTATCTGCTGCTAGGGCTCGTATTTTTGGCGATAACGAAGGACTCTGTCAATGACATGAAACCCTAGATCGAGAAAGCGAAAGGTCAAAATTTCACACTTCCACTTCCCGAAGATTAGActctttaaataattaaattaaattaattaatttaatccattAGACCTAATTAATATGCTTCCTCTTCTTTCATTAATCCCTTTTTATAACCTTTCTTTTCCCTCTCCtacaattttctattttctaccCTTAACTATAATTGTCTGAGGCTTTCCCTTTGGtttctttacattttttaaGGGGTAAGTCTTGTAATAAATTAGCTGATTCGGGGtctaaatgaaaagaaaaatatagttTTGGGGGGGGCCGAATTTTAATTTTCTCCCTTTGCTTTGCTTTTATTTATGGCCAGGGGAGaatcattcattcattcatcctcttctttttctacttttatgttcaatttattttatttagttagtCGTATGTTTATGGAATACTAATGGTTTGGTTTTTATTAATTTCGAGAAAATACAATGAAGTTAATCCAATTAAACCAACCATTTTAGAATCCTATCATTTACCTTTGGATtgttatttgtatttttttatgtatttttaTGAAAACCATATCCAAATTTAAGTATTTCCTATGTTGAAGATACCTTTTTGGTAACTCTAAtatacaattattatttttgttttaaatttaatgtctctaaaattttaaaaagtttaagaATTTATCAAATGCTCTATTTCTTATAATTtccaattatttatttatttaatatagtTTAACAAGTTagagaaaattaattaatcgaGTCTCTCAATGCCATGAATTGGAAcatcatatttcttttctttcatttttgtttctATAACCAAAATTTACTAAACttcttttaaaacttttttcCGTTTCTAAAAGGGAGTTttctaattttgattttatctgttttgaattgttttggcataaatggtaaaaagttacgattatttttaatatagagTTAAAACGTGTATTTGTTTagtaattatttgatttttagattttaatttttaaaattaaatttattttctttggCTTGAAGACACGTAAAAATTAGAAAGTATGTAACAATGAAAAAAAGATCCGAAATAGAATGAGTGTTTATTGATTTagattttacaaatttttaaacaaaaatatcaaatgCCTTTGTTcgataataattttgtttttattcttttttattttaaaattgtctttatttttttacaacTCGTACTCATTGGTTTCAAATTATCTATGTAAAGATTTGAATTCTTAcagatttttaaaattaaaaacaaaattttgaaaactaatcTTTTGTTTTCCAAAATTTAGCTTCATATGAAAGTGCTGTTTATGgactttaatttaaaaataaaaaataaaaaatcaaataattaccagaagaaaaacaaatggaaatgaTCAAATTGGCCTAATTTGGATTAATTTCGTTCCAAATAGTTGAAACAATTGTATGTATATTCGATTCAGTTCAACCCTAAATCTGAAAAGGTGGGGTTGTCACTATAATCGATGTGACTAATTCAACCCATCGCAAACTTTTCAGCCGAGAAATCTATGGTCTTCCTTTATTCCTTCTAAGTGGTTTATTCacgtgaattttttttttttttcagaaagtGATTCCTACTATCTTTCAATTTTGGAAATCAAAttgtattttaatataattaagaaGATTATGAATTCACGTGGAGAAAGAGattgaaacaaaattaaataatattatacaTTAGTTCCTTCCAACCATGCATGTCTTTGACAATTTTCCTCACCATGTCTTGAAATTGCTAGTTTTGGAATATTATAGCGTG contains:
- the LOC103484536 gene encoding RNA polymerase II C-terminal domain phosphatase-like 1 translates to MYKSVVYHGDELLGDVEIYPEEKNGYKNIDVKEIRISHFSQPSERCPPLAVLHTIAASGICFKMESKTSQSQDTPLNLLHSSCIMENKTAIMMFGVEELHLVAMFSRDLDRQYPCFWGFNVAMGLYNSCLDMLNLRCLGIVFDLDETLVVANTMRSFEDRIEALQRKISSEVDPQRANGMLAEVKRYQDDKIILKQYAENDQVIENGKVIKSQSEVVPALSDNHQPVVRPLIRLHEKNIILTRINPQIRDTSVLVRLRPAWEDLRSYLTARGRKRFEVYVCTMAERDYALEMWRLLDPDSNLINPKELLDRIVCVKSGSRKSLFNVFQDGFCHPKMALVIDDRLKVWDEKDQPRVHVVPAFSPYYAPNAEGNNAIPVLCVARNVACNVRGGFFKEFDDILLQKISDISYEDGVNDIPSPPDVSNYLVSEDEYSIANGNKDIPTFDGMPDMEVDRRMKDAFLASSTINSADPRVSSLQYTMASASGAVPLPPKQVSMPPYFPNMPIPHVNSVAHVAPNEPSLQSSPAREEGEVPESELDPDTRRRLLILQHGQDTRERLSSEPAFPGRPPPLQQVAAPRAQSRGSWSPMEEEMSPRQLSRTARKEFPVDAEPMPMREKHRSNHPSFFPKVDNPILPDRIPHENQRLPKGAFYRDDRMRVSRRPSSYPAFPGEEIPMNQSSSRSRDDDIESGRSIWSETPVGALQEIAMKFGTKVEFKPGLVPSTDLQFSVEAWFVGEKIGEGIGNTRRDAQRHAAEGSIKNLANIYVSRCKADTSSANDMNKFPSDNGSGKRMKLDFHRHLPKTK